A window of the Sus scrofa mitochondrion, complete genome genome harbors these coding sequences:
- the ND6 gene encoding NADH dehydrogenase subunit 6 encodes MTMYIAFILSTIFVIGFVGFSSKPSPIYGGLGLIVSGGVGCGIVLNFGGSFLGLMVFLIYLGGMLVVFGYTTAMATEMYPEVWVSNKTVFGAFVSGLMMEFCMVYYALKEEEVEIIFKFNGLGDWVIYDTGDSGFFSEEAMGIAALYSYGTWLVIVTGWSLLIGVVVIMEITRGN; translated from the coding sequence ATGACAATGTATATTGCATTTATTTTAAGTACTATTTTTGTTATTGGGTTTGTTGGTTTTTCTTCTAAGCCCTCTCCTATTTATGGTGGACTTGGGTTGATTGTAAGTGGTGGAGTTGGTTGTGGTATTGTATTGAATTTTGGTGGGTCTTTTTTAGGTTTAATGGTGTTTTTGATTTATTTGGGGGGTATGTTGGTGGTTTTTGGTTATACTACTGCTATGGCTACTGAGATGTATCCTGAGGTTTGAGTTTCTAATAAGACTGTTTTTGGAGCATTTGTTTCTGGTTTAATAATGGAGTTTTGTATGGTTTATTATGCGTTGAAGGAAGAGGAAGTAGAAATTATCTTTAAGTTTAATGGGCTTGGGGATTGAGTAATTTATGATACGGGTGATTCGGGGTTTTTTAGTGAGGAAGCTATGGGGATTGCTGCTTTATATAGTTATGGTACTTGATTAGTTATTGTTACTGGTTGATCATTGCTTATTGGAGTTGTTGTTATTATAGAGATTACTCGTGGTAATTAA